TTATTCGGATTAACCGCCAACTTATTGTTTCCAGGAAATGTATAAGAAATATACACGTGTACTTTGGAAATCGACTGAAGCTTTACTTGTTCCCGGCTCCGGAAGAGGAGGTGATTGTAAGCAGGGAGCGGGTGTCGGAAATTAAAATATGGTTAGATAGCTAAAATGCTATTTATATACCCTTTATCTCTGTTTAGATAATCTAAATATCATTTATGAATCCATTTTGTTTTCATTCGAAAATTCGAATGTATGTTATTGCTTTGTGCCTTTTTATAGGGTTATTATCCACTGATTGTTTTGCGCAGACTGACTCTATCAATGATAAACAGGTTAAAAATCCTGTTATTTATGAGATGGAGTTAGACAATGGAGGAATCGTGAAACAAAAGGGGGTAGGAAGCATTGCTTATAAAAATGCTTATTACCAAGGTATTCATCTAAGAATCGGTTGGAAACAATTAGGTACGAATGATAAATACAATCAGCTTTATAACAATCCAGTCTATGGAATAGGTTTGTATTTGGCGACATTGAATAAATCATCAATAGGCAATCCATATACTCTATATGGGTTTGTACAGGTGCCCCTAAAGCATGAACTGAATAGTAAATGGTCATACGATTACCGTATAGCCTTGGGTTTATCCGGAGATTTTAATCCGTTTGATAAAGTAAAGAACCCCACAAATAAGGTTATCGGCTCTGAACATAATGTTTACATTGGTTTCGGGTTCAGGGTACAATATAAACTGCATCCCAACTGGAAAATGGGAATGGGGTTGTCATTCCATCATTTTTCAAATGGTGCGCTGGCATTACCGAATAAAGGAATAAACCTCATGCCCTTATCCTTATCGCTGAGTTACCAGCCTCAGAAAGATATACCGGTTCACAAAAATCTTCCTATAAAATCCTATAGTAGAAAGTGGATGTATCATTTTAATTATGGAATGGGATTTAAGCAACTTCATGAAGACCTGAGCAAGCGATATCTTAAAATTTCTATTGGTTTTTATGCAAGCAGGCACATATCTCATAAATGGAGAATCGGTGGAGGCTTGGATATTTTTTATGCTGCATCCGGCAATAAAAAAGAGATTGCTGACGATAAAGCAGGAAGAATAAGTTCCATATTTTCCGGTGGCCCCTCTTTTTATCTTGTCCATATATTGAATGAACGCCTGATTCTGAATGGTAACATCGGCTGTTATATTCACAAACAGAACTTCAATGGAGAGATAAACAGATTCTTCCTGCGCGCGGGGATCAGGTATTATGTGTATAAGAATCTGAATACCGGCCTTTCAATCAAAGCCCATATGGGCAAAGCTGATTTTATAGAATGGTCATTAGGATATACGATTAACAAGTAGAAACTCTGCTTAAAGCACACAATCCGCTTTATTATGAAGATTAAAATAAATTTACGATGAGTTCCTGTCAATTTAAACTCATTCTTTCAGAAAATATTAGCTGAGAAAATGAGAAGCTGTATTATTTAAAATCAATTATTATCAATCCATCCGCTATATAGATTAGCGATTTTGGACTACTAAATCCCATTACTGATTAAAAAATGAAACAAATATTGCAAATGATTATCTATAAAGGTATTTATGTTATTGCTTATACCGTGAGCCTAATACCTATGGTATTCCTGTATGCAATGGCTTCCTTCGCTTTTTTTCTTATTTACAATATTATTGGTTACAGGAAGGCTGTGGTAATCCAAAACATGGCACGTTCCTTTCCCGATAAATCGTATGGGGAGATTCACTATATAATGAAAAAATTTTATATGTGTTTTACTGCCTATTTTGCTGAAATCATAAAAAGCATATCCATCCCTGCAAAAGAACTTGATAAGAAGATAATTTTTGAAAATCTGGAACTTATAGACAGACATATAAATGTAGGACGAAATGTTATTGTCTGTCTGGGACATTGTGCTAATTGGGAGATGCCTAATTTTATTGCCTGCAAACTTCCCTACAATATGTATGCCGTGTATAAACCTCTACGGTCAATAACAATAAACAGGCTGATGGTCAAAATTCGATCCCGTTTTGGCGTAAAACTGATATCTCATAAATCAATCGTGCGCCACATCCTGACCCAAAAGTCATCTCCTGCTGTTTACTTTTTTCTGGCAGACCAATGTCCCCGAATAAAAGATGACAAATACAAATTCGAGTTCCTAAACCAGGAGACATATGTTTTTTCAGGCATGGAAAAGCTGTCACGAATTAGTCGATCATCTGTAATTTATCTACAGATCAAACAATTATCGAAAGGAAGTTATAAAGTAACGTGCATACCTATATGTTCTGAAACGGAGTCTATGAATGAAGGGGAAATATCTCTAAGATACATAAACTTACTAGCTGAAAATATCAATCAAGAGCCATACGGCTGGTTATGGACACATAAACGATGGAAAAAATAAAAAGATGATGTACTTTTTTTTAATATCATTAATAGCAATAATATTGCTATTAATTGCCTGCCTAATTATTCTGTTTGTTTTCTTAAGAGTATTTAGTGATGACGACGAATAATAATATGGCACAGTCCGCAGAGTTCATATATTTAGTAAACTATTTCAAATGATATCTCAATATATTAAAATAATAAGCACCATCTTGGTATATTCTGGGGTTTTCTCTTTCGATTTACAGGCACAAATTCATGTGGATTCGACAGCTGTTGAGAATAAGTTAGATACACTCAGAAAGAAAGATGTTTTTGATGTCATCGAGGGCTTATTTGATATAAAAAAGCCAGAGACCATGGATACAACAGTCAGAAAATTTAATTTTTCTGTTTTGCCATTTACAACTGAAGTCCCTGGTGGTGGAAATATCCTAGTAACATCACTATCCGCAAGTTTTTATTTAGGAAATCGAAAGAATACCAACCAATCTGAAGTTTGGCTTGAACCATATATCGATTTTGAAAATAGATATGGCATTTCAGTTCGTTCTTATATCTGGTTAAAACAAAATACGTGGGCTCTACGTGGCGATATGAGGATCTATAACTACCCGGAGTATACCTGGGAACTGGGAAAATCAAATTCTTATGAGAATAAATTACTCGTAGATAGGTCTTATCTGCGTATTTATCAACATTTTTTACGGCGGGTTTCTCCCGGCTTACTCGTTGGCTTAGGTTATAATTTAGATGTACACTCAAATGTTCATACGGATTCTTCAGATAAGACGCTCGCAGAATACACAAACTATCATTATGGGACTGAAAACTATGTACGAAGTATTTCTTCCGGCATAAACTTTAACCTTCTATATGATACGCGAGGAAATTCTATTAATCCGTCGAAAGGTGATTATATAAATTTAGAGTATAGAAATAATTTTAAATTCTTGGGTAGTGACCGTTGGTGGCATTCTTTATATTTTGATGTGCGGAAATATTACAGATTACGTAATTCTTCGAGAAATCAAAATCTAATTGCATTATGGAGTTATTTTTGGACGACATTTAATTCCAGCCCTCCTTATTTTGATCTGCCATCCATCGGATGGGATAGTTTCAATAGTTCAGGTCGAGGGTTTCAGCAAGGGAGATTCCGGTCAAAGTCTTTATTTTATTCAGAAGCGGAGTATAGGAGGGATATTACCAGAGATGGACTTCTCGGATTTGTTTTATTTGTTAACATCAATAGTTTGAATGGCCCAAAAAGTAAGCTATTTTCCAATTGGAACCTTGGAGCAGGAGGGGGGCTTCGAATTAAGGTTGATAGAGATTCCGGAACTAATA
The Dysgonomonas mossii genome window above contains:
- a CDS encoding acyloxyacyl hydrolase; amino-acid sequence: MNPFCFHSKIRMYVIALCLFIGLLSTDCFAQTDSINDKQVKNPVIYEMELDNGGIVKQKGVGSIAYKNAYYQGIHLRIGWKQLGTNDKYNQLYNNPVYGIGLYLATLNKSSIGNPYTLYGFVQVPLKHELNSKWSYDYRIALGLSGDFNPFDKVKNPTNKVIGSEHNVYIGFGFRVQYKLHPNWKMGMGLSFHHFSNGALALPNKGINLMPLSLSLSYQPQKDIPVHKNLPIKSYSRKWMYHFNYGMGFKQLHEDLSKRYLKISIGFYASRHISHKWRIGGGLDIFYAASGNKKEIADDKAGRISSIFSGGPSFYLVHILNERLILNGNIGCYIHKQNFNGEINRFFLRAGIRYYVYKNLNTGLSIKAHMGKADFIEWSLGYTINK
- a CDS encoding BamA/TamA family outer membrane protein; this encodes MISQYIKIISTILVYSGVFSFDLQAQIHVDSTAVENKLDTLRKKDVFDVIEGLFDIKKPETMDTTVRKFNFSVLPFTTEVPGGGNILVTSLSASFYLGNRKNTNQSEVWLEPYIDFENRYGISVRSYIWLKQNTWALRGDMRIYNYPEYTWELGKSNSYENKLLVDRSYLRIYQHFLRRVSPGLLVGLGYNLDVHSNVHTDSSDKTLAEYTNYHYGTENYVRSISSGINFNLLYDTRGNSINPSKGDYINLEYRNNFKFLGSDRWWHSLYFDVRKYYRLRNSSRNQNLIALWSYFWTTFNSSPPYFDLPSIGWDSFNSSGRGFQQGRFRSKSLFYSEAEYRRDITRDGLLGFVLFVNINSLNGPKSKLFSNWNLGAGGGLRIKVDRDSGTNISLDYAVSRDYCGPYFTLGEYF
- a CDS encoding lysophospholipid acyltransferase family protein, giving the protein MKQILQMIIYKGIYVIAYTVSLIPMVFLYAMASFAFFLIYNIIGYRKAVVIQNMARSFPDKSYGEIHYIMKKFYMCFTAYFAEIIKSISIPAKELDKKIIFENLELIDRHINVGRNVIVCLGHCANWEMPNFIACKLPYNMYAVYKPLRSITINRLMVKIRSRFGVKLISHKSIVRHILTQKSSPAVYFFLADQCPRIKDDKYKFEFLNQETYVFSGMEKLSRISRSSVIYLQIKQLSKGSYKVTCIPICSETESMNEGEISLRYINLLAENINQEPYGWLWTHKRWKK